In the Desulfuromonadales bacterium genome, ACGGTAGAGATCCTTAAGGGGTTGCGCAATCACTACGAGGAGCACCACGGCGTGCATTTCAGTGATGAGGGGTTGCGTGCCGCGGCCGAACTCTCCGCCCGCCATATCAACTACCGTCACCTGCCGGACAAGGCAATCGACGTCATTGACGAGGCCGGCGCCTACCTGCGCCTGCATCCACAGGAGAAGCGGACGGTCGGGGTGGCTCAGGTGGAGGCGGTAGTGGCCTCGATGGCCCGGGTGCCGGTGCGCAGCGTCTCGGCCGCTGACCGGCGCCGGCTGCGCAGTCTCGATCGCGACCTCAAGCGCCATGTCTTCGGCCAGGACGAGGCGATCGCTACCCTCTGCCGCTCCATCCTGCGCTCCCGGGCCGGGCTCGGGCATCCGGAGAAACCAATCGGCTCGTTCCTCTTCACCGGCCCCACCGGCGTCGGCAAGACCGAGGTCGCCCGTCAGCTCGCCCAGCAGATGGGGGTGGAATTTCTGCGCTTCGACATGAGCGAGTACATGGAGAAGCACTCCGTGGCCCGGCTGATTGGCGCGCCGCCCGGCTATGTCGGTTTCGACCAGGGTGGTCTGCTGACGGATGCCGTGGTCCGCAATCCCTACGCGGTGCTTCTGCTCGATGAGGTTGAAAAAGCCCACCCGGACCTTTTCAATATCCTGCTGCAGGTGATGGATCACGGGACCCTGACCGATAACAACGGCAAGAAGGCTGATTTCCGCAATGTGGTGCTGATCATGACCAGCAATGCCGGTGCCCGTGAAATGAGCGCCAACCCGATAGGCTTCGGCGGCGGTACGCCCGGCAGCCCCAAGCAGGCAGTGGAGAAACTCTTTTCCCCTGAATTCCGTAACCGCCTCGACGCGATCATTCCCTTTCATGCCCTGAGCGAGACGGTCATGGAGAAGGTGGTCGACAAGTTTCTGGCCGAGTTCAGTGGCCGACTGGCGGAGAAGAAGGTGACCCTCGCCCTTTCCCCCGCTGCCCGGCGCGAATTGGCTCGCCGAGGCTATAACCCGCTCTTCGGCGCCCGGCCGCTGGCCAGGCTGATGCAAGCGGAAATCGGTGATGTCATTGCCGGCGAAATCCTCTTCGGCAGACTCAGCCGGGGAGGGGCGGTCCGCATCGGCCTCAAGGCCGGCAAGCTCACCTTCGACTATGCGTAAGACAGGCGCGGGGCGAAGGGCTGAAGGCTAAAGGTTTTTGCCTCTGGAGCCTCTACCCATTTGCCTTGAGCCTTTTGCCGGATTTGCAATGCCCGTCTACCAGCTCATCGACCAGCCGGTTTTTCCGCCCCCCGAACTTGCTGAACAGGGTGGGCTGCTGGCCATTGGCGGGGACTTGTCGACGCCGCGCCTGCTCCTTGCCTACTCCATGGGGATTTTCCCCTGGTTCAACGAGGGTGATCCGATTCTCTGGTGGTCACCCGACCCTCGCTGTATCCTCGAACCAGCCGAATTGAAGGTTTCCCGCAGTCTCGCCAAGGTCCTGCGCCGGCAGGAATTCACCGTTACCTGCGACCAGGCCTTTGCGGGGGTAATCGACGCCTGCGCCGAGATGCGTCGGCAGAATGAAGGGACCTGGATCACTCCCGGGATGCAGCAGGCTTATGTTCGGCTGCACCGCCTGGGCTATGCCCATTCGGTGGAAGTATGGCGGGATGGCGAGTTGGTCGGGGGCCTTTATGGAATCTGCATGGGGCGATGTTTCTTCGGCGAGTCGATGTTTCATCGGGTGGCCAATGCTTCAAAAATCGCAATGGTCGAACTTGCCCGGCATCTGGTCGCCCGTCGGTTCGAACTGATCGACTGCCAGATGCCGACACAACATCTGATGTCTCTGGGTGCCCGCACCATTCCCCGGGATGCATTTCTCCTTCGACTGCGACGGGGTGGGGTCACCCCTTCTACCATGTTGCCACCCGGCACATTCTCTTGAATATCCTCCGTCCATCTGTCGGATAAAGGTCTGGCTAAAATTCAGGCAATCGGCTATCAGTGGCCTTGCTGGCAGGCTTGGCCCTCCAGCCGCAGGGAGTTCCTCACAGGGTTTTCCACGAAGCTGTGGATTGGTCTGGATCCATAAATTCTTTCAGGCGGTTGAATGATTGTTGCGGGATTTTTTGGGGGTCTGTAGATAAGGGGAATAACGTTAAAGACTCCGTGCTCAGCTGTTCCACCTGGGCTCTTTGGCCGCATCCCCGGCCTGCCGGATCAGTGCTTCAATCCTTTTCTTGTCAGCATCGAGGATGCAGATGAACTGCATGCCGGCGATGCGCCGGTGGTCACCCTCGGGCTCGTTCAGCCAGACGACCTCGTTGAGAGCGCAGATCGGCCGGCTGGCCGGTTCGAGTTGCAGCAGGATCAGGCAAAGATCGCCAGCCTCTATCGGCGGGGCAAGTTCGAAGCGAATGCCTCCGGCACTCAGGTTAACGTGGGTACGGGGGAAGGGAGGGAGCTTGGAGAAATCCTGGGTCTGCTCAAGGATCTGCAGATTTTTTTCCCACTGCTGACGAAAGGAACGAAGGGTACCTCGCCCCTTGGTATAGCGAAGGCCAACATTTATGTCGAGGCGCCGGTGCAGGCGACGCTGGAAGACTTGCAGGCCACTGACGAGTTCTACCCGGATACGATTATCGGCAACGTGTTGCTGAAAACGCCCGGTCAGTCGCAAGCCAAGACCAAGGTGATCGGACATCAGTTCCAGTGGCATGCCGGCGGCGAAGGGATAGCCTTCCTCCTCCCTGGTCGGGGAAGTCAAAAGCAGATCGAAACAGCCTGAGTCGCTTTCCTGGAAAGTCGCGCTAAGGGCTTCGAATCGTCCAGTCGATTCTGCGACCCGTACGAGAATCTTCTGTCCGGGTTTGAAGTATCTGGCGTAAACCATAAGCGTGAAGTCTGCTGCCTGGTCAAAGAGAAATTGGCTGGCGGGCCGCCCTGCGCAAGGAAACGGCAGCAGGAAGGACGAACGGCGGGGTGCAAACGGCACATCCAGGGAAACTTCCTGCCGACCACCCGATTGTTGGCTGTGGCTGTGCATTATACAGAAATTAATTCGTCGGCAAACCCTTTAATTATTGGATCGCCTTTCCGCTTCCAGCAGGACGAGTCGACCATGCAGATCGTCGACAAACTGCCGGGCTACCCGTCCCGAGCGGGCCCCCCGGTTATGCGCCCAGCGCAGAGCTTCG is a window encoding:
- the clpA gene encoding ATP-dependent Clp protease ATP-binding subunit ClpA, producing MFNQDVQITFSLAVREAQRRHHEYLTTEHVLYAMLFEEHGQEVIVNCGGDVASLRESLEGYFSQHLQTGSTDEEALPQQTLGLQRVLQRTVEHMQAAGKKEITVGDVLAAILEERHSHAAHFLTEQGVSRLDVLNYISHGVSKVPQGGSAEPGPGSEGEAATPAKGTPARDPLAAFTVNLLEQARAGKIDPLIGRVAELERTVQILCRRRKNNPLFVGDPGVGKTAIAEGLALRLHQGEVPELLRKCEIYALDMGALLAGTKFRGDFEERLKAVIAALAKKPEAILFIDEIHTIVGAGATSGGSLDASNILKPVLASGEMRCIGSTTFEEYKNLFEKDRALSRRFQKIDILEPSVEETVEILKGLRNHYEEHHGVHFSDEGLRAAAELSARHINYRHLPDKAIDVIDEAGAYLRLHPQEKRTVGVAQVEAVVASMARVPVRSVSAADRRRLRSLDRDLKRHVFGQDEAIATLCRSILRSRAGLGHPEKPIGSFLFTGPTGVGKTEVARQLAQQMGVEFLRFDMSEYMEKHSVARLIGAPPGYVGFDQGGLLTDAVVRNPYAVLLLDEVEKAHPDLFNILLQVMDHGTLTDNNGKKADFRNVVLIMTSNAGAREMSANPIGFGGGTPGSPKQAVEKLFSPEFRNRLDAIIPFHALSETVMEKVVDKFLAEFSGRLAEKKVTLALSPAARRELARRGYNPLFGARPLARLMQAEIGDVIAGEILFGRLSRGGAVRIGLKAGKLTFDYA
- the aat gene encoding leucyl/phenylalanyl-tRNA--protein transferase — encoded protein: MPVYQLIDQPVFPPPELAEQGGLLAIGGDLSTPRLLLAYSMGIFPWFNEGDPILWWSPDPRCILEPAELKVSRSLAKVLRRQEFTVTCDQAFAGVIDACAEMRRQNEGTWITPGMQQAYVRLHRLGYAHSVEVWRDGELVGGLYGICMGRCFFGESMFHRVANASKIAMVELARHLVARRFELIDCQMPTQHLMSLGARTIPRDAFLLRLRRGGVTPSTMLPPGTFS
- a CDS encoding PilZ domain-containing protein; this translates as MVYARYFKPGQKILVRVAESTGRFEALSATFQESDSGCFDLLLTSPTREEEGYPFAAGMPLELMSDHLGLGLRLTGRFQQHVADNRIRVELVSGLQVFQRRLHRRLDINVGLRYTKGRGTLRSFRQQWEKNLQILEQTQDFSKLPPFPRTHVNLSAGGIRFELAPPIEAGDLCLILLQLEPASRPICALNEVVWLNEPEGDHRRIAGMQFICILDADKKRIEALIRQAGDAAKEPRWNS